In Glandiceps talaboti chromosome 16, keGlaTala1.1, whole genome shotgun sequence, a single window of DNA contains:
- the LOC144447102 gene encoding C-type mannose receptor 2-like: MIPTCSLEVLAQRCPAGWDMYNGRCFNAFNQGAILWSEAEDKCEELGGTLATVDTLDLNAFLMTLANLDSYEYWMGLHDIGNEGVFVWVDGTPYDSTQANWDSNQPDDYQNNEDCVHMWGNGRWNDRPCNETITGYFCQHAADVPIQCDEDDGWESVNDMCFKYVDLWTPWSAAREYCQALNADLVTIENEIVQEYLDGMSNLYQAVLWIGASDVISGTKGSFTWTDGSPLTYTNWKPYEPKTDQDENDFLVSQFENLRSAGISDIWIGASDIVNDGIFAWSDGTVGSISYSNWNSGEPSSVASQDDCASIYVENDNGLWDINNCYILQPFVCEIREGQAVVPYQPDTQYGVCPDGWALHGAYCYYFGSNQMTFADAELTCEGFGAALASIEDGTEESFLSGRMDNIRAWLWIGLNDRTTENSWEWVDGTQVTFINWADNEPNDYDTGEDCVVMEYNENIIGEWNDKPCDMMAGFVCKFPKEFGAPVTEVPKVTPSTDPRCGSGYEIDVSTTTCYKFAIDDYVDWPTAESICTKSGGHLLSIKDQTEQTFINARMYGLTASVFWMGANDRTYEGGWEWSDGTPFAFLNWADGEPNDYNHGETGEDCTEIIVSSGEWNDHRCDWAHGYVCENNGEIVENFNVYRNYILDGYDMTMYYNVLPQDCAKYCLNLMEYTCSSFDYDKVNMACNLSSFTKESSGVALRTDTGYDHYQVVTYPTPDVTTTLPPNSRCEYGWSSYGSYCYFAQNVAMSWQDARDVCRSDDAELVSIKDSNENSFVVSLVQKMCDAFHTASTDDQYVYKFITAPVENSRVTFEVKASNDVHIALSPNDYDSNPMYEVVIGGWSNTHSAIRRCGLCAEEVYVVTDNIVSATEFRAFWITFVNGKISVGKDGEPAFMEWTDPDPVDINYIGYTTGWGSNGEFILCTDHSEDYQIWHGLNDLRTPHTYEWVDLSEVTYTRWNNGEPNNYNGNDEDCCKLMDINYGLHVESNDSFWGSYAGYWNDESCQYVYKSVCKKAKEVLPATTQSSGECGTGWYVQGNSCYRFVSTAATWSDAETSCNNMMGNLVAINDNVEQAFVSSKLAVFGNGNWYWIGLTDISSPGQFTWSDGDPVTYTHWDVGQPDNSNGDCVGANTGSNAGLWTATSCDGAMPYICEKTRPGFTKAPVTVPYATNPSNVGCADGWLGYGSKCFLAISMVEAENRISWDEALLDCRNRGGDLASFHSDDELRYVKTNSKVINFLDEFWIGLNDRDSENGFVWTDGSPVNFVSWADGEPNNSDDEDCVEMTFAAPKGWNDRKCTRRKNWVCQIEKGVMPASTVAAATATISGNCGTDLSWVFSMGYCYYFSSVDNDGRKSWDKSRDFCMANAGDLVSVHSSLEQNFIATQMRDKQMITAWIGLREYSTGGSHVWSDKTALDYVNWDDNQPDDAYGSEKCVELLSTDGRWNDLNCGDAHTFVCKKTTSSTAPKTPEPTVLPPGNCPTGYMEYNNKCYSFNGQAYEDRVDWQTARSICNTQGGDLVSIHSQNIQSFLTSNLRDVSNPMWIGLNDEMTTGQYRWQDGSEVDYTNWAPNEPTGGFRNEGCVEMHLFGVGGEWNDLDCGNSVGYVCQTLKSTSNPAPVQPSTPCRAGYTYNWNGCYKLLSGSYAWNSAKEMCNKDEADLVSIEDMYEQAFIETYMFSLGGPIWIGLNDLEQTGSYSWSDGSPVFYTKWGFNEPSYATGEGCVRMNVNGGWDDTKCSETGGAVCKYYIGAKPTTPAPVTGYCNQGNSTSWTEYHNYCYNIDGIADTKNWAEAAFECDKIGGYIVTINDQDENNYIEKLISDNSMNVWLGLTRSDLGGFGWVDDTPLDYTNWGPGEPNNYNDMEDCGEMYYAGNVWNDVDCYGAAGYICKKQKHNGQPNQPSDPEQQSSGLSGGAIFGIILGVVLAVVAVLAVVYMLFIRNSDFSLPKMPTTSSSSGPPQSVGFDNSLYSTSTSVNVDDKVKLEFNDNIADA; this comes from the exons ATGTTCCTATACAGTGTGATGAAGACGATGGTTGGGAGTCGGTCAatgatatgtgttttaaatatgtGGATCTTTGGACACCTTGGAGTGCTGCAAGGGAATACTGCCAGGCCCTAAATGCTGATTTGGTGACcatagaaaatgaaattgtaCAAGAATACTTAGATGGCATGTCTAACTTGTACCAGGCTGTTCTTTGGATAGGAGCATCCGATGTT ATAAGTGGTACTAAAGGGTCATTCACATGGACTGATGGAAGCCCATTGACTTACACCAACTGGAAACCATATGAGCCTAAGACAGA CCAAGATGAAAATGACTTTCTTGTGAGTCAGTTTGAGAATCTTAGAAGTGCTGGTATATCAGATATATGGATTGGTGCATCAG ATATAGTAAATGATGGTATCTTTGCCTGGTCAGATGGTACTGTTGGTTCTATTTCATATTCTAATTGGAATTCAGGTGAACCTAGTAGTGTAGCCAGTCAGGATGATTGTGCATCCAtctatgtag AGAATGATAATGGACTTTGGGACATCAACAACTGTTATATACTTCAGCCATTTGTCTGTGAAATCAGAgaag GGCAAGCTGTTGTTCCATATCAACCAGACACAC AATACGGAGTATGTCCAGATGGTTGGGCTTTGCATGGTGCCTATTGTTATTACTTTGGATCCAATCAGATGACATTTGCTGATGCTGAGCTTACATGTGAAGGGTTTGGTGCTGCTTTAGCATCTATTGAAGATGGAACAGAAGAAAGCTTCTTATCTG GTCGTATGGACAACATTAGAGCTTGGCTATGGATTGGATTGAATGACAGAACAACAGAAAACAGCTGGGAATGGGTTGACGGAACCCAA GTAACTTTCATAAACTGGGCTGATAATGAACCTAATGATTATGACACTGGAGAAGATTGTGTCGTTATGgaatataatgaaaacataattggAGAATGGAATGATAAACCATGTGACATGATGGCAggttttgtatgcaaatttccaaaag AGTTTGGAGCTCCAGTAACAGAAGTTCCGAAAGTGACAC CTAGTACTGATCCTAGATGTGGGTCTGGTTATGAGATTGATGTCTCAACAACCACATGTTATAAGTTTGCTATTGATGACTATGTGGATTGGCCAACTGCCGAATCAATCTGTACAAAGAGTGGTGGTCATTTGTTGAGTATAAAGGATCAAACTGAACAGACTTTTATCAATG CCCGTATGTATGGTTTGACAGCATCTGTGTTTTGGATGGGTGCTAACGACAGAACGTATGAAGGAGGCTGGGAATGGAGTGATGGAACACCATTTGCATTCCTGAACTGGGCTGATG GTGAACCCAATGATTACAATCATGGTGAAACTGGCGAGGACTGTACAGAAATCATTGTCAGCTCTGGTGAATGGAATGATCACAGATGTGATTGGGCACATGGATATGTTTGTGAAAACAATG GCGAAATTGTAGAAAACTTCAACGTTTATCGTAATTACATTCTTGATGGGTATGATATGACCATGTACTACAATGTTCTACCACAAGACTGTGCTAAGTATTGTCTGAATCTGATGGAGTACACTTGTAGTTCGTTTGATTATGACAAAGTCAATATGGCCTGTAATCTCAGTAGTTTCACTAAGGAAAGTTCCGGTGTTGCTCTCAGAACTGACACCGGTTATGACCATTATCAAGTAG TAACATACCCAACACCAGATGTTACAACAACGTTACCTCCAAATTCACGCTGTGAGTATGGCTGGTCATCCTATGGTAGTTACTGTTACTTTGCACAGAATGTTGCCATGTCATGGCAGGATGCTAGAGATGTATGCAGAAGTGATGATGCTGAATTGGTTTCCATCAAAGATAGCAATGAAAATTCCTTTGTTGTATCTCTTGTGCAAAAAA TGTGTGATGCCTTTCACACTGCCTCAACCGACGATCAGTACGTATACAAATTCATCACAGCACCCGTTGAAAACAGCAGAGTGACATTTGAAGTCAAGGCCTCAAATGATGTCCATATTGCCCTTTCTCCAAATGATTACGACTCCAACCCAATGTATGAAGTAGTTATCGGTGGTTGGAGCAACACTCATTCTGCAATCCGACGTTGTGGACTGTGTGCTGAGGAAGTATATGTTGTTACAGACAATATAGTGTCTGCTACAGAATTTAGAGCCTTCTGGATAACATTTGTCAATGGAAAGATATCTGTGGGAAAAGACGGAGAGCCAGCATTTATGGAATGGACTGATCCCGATCCTGTTGATATCAATTACATTGGATACACAACTGGATGGGGAAGTAATGGTGAATTTATTCTATGCACAGATCATTCAG AGGATTATCAGATATGGCATGGTTTGAATGATCTAAGAACTCCACACACCTATGAATGGGTTGACCTTAGTGAAGTTACATACACTCGTTGGAATAATGGTGAACCCAATAACTATAACGGTAACGATGAAGACTGTTGCA AATTGATGGATATCAACTATGGTCTTCATGTCGAATCTAATGATTCATTTTGG GGAAGTTATGCCGGTTATTGGAATGACGAATCATGTCAATACGTGTACAAATCTGTCTGTAAGAAAGCCAAAGAAGTATTACCAGCAACTACACAATCATCAGGAGAATGTGGTACA GGTTGGTATGTGCAAGGTAATTCCTGCTATAGGTTTGTTTCAACAGCAGCAACATGGAGTGATGCTGAAACCAGTTGTAATAACATGATGGGAAATCTTGTTGCCATTAATGATAA TGTTGAGCAAGCCTTTGTCAGCAGTAAACTGGCAGTGTTCGGAAACGGTAACTGGTATTGGATTGGTCTGACTGATATTAGCTCACCTGGACAGTTCACCTGGTCTGATGGTGACCCAGTAACATACACTCACTGGGATGTTGGGCAACCAG ATAACAGCAATGGTGATTGTGTTGGTGCTAACACTGGTAGTAATGCTGGATTGTGGACGGCTACTTCCTGTGATGGCGCCATGCCTTATATCTGTGAAAAGACCAGACCTGGTTTTACTAAGGCACCAGTCACTGTGCCATATGCTACCAACCCGTCTAATGTGGGCTGTGCTGATGGATGGCTGGGTTATGGTAGCAAGTGTTTCCTT GCAATATCGATGGTTGAGGCCGAGAATAGAATATCCTGGGATGAAGCTCTTTTAGACTGCAGAAATAGAGGTGGTGATCTCGCTAGTTTCCATAGTGACGATGAACTGAGATATGTCAAGACAAATTCTAAAGTCAT TAACTTCCTTGATGAATTCTGGATTGGTTTGAATGATCGTGATAGCGAAAATG GTTTTGTATGGACTGATGGCTCTCCTGTGAACTTTGTTTCTTGGGCTGATGGTGAACCCAATAACTCTGATGATGAAGATTGTGTAGAAATGACATTTGCTGCACCAAAAGGATGGAATGATCGTAAATGTACCAGAAGAAAGAACTGGGTTTGTCAGATCGAAAAAGGTGTTATGCCCGCTTCTACTGTTGCTGCTGCTACTGCTACCATAA GTGGAAACTGTGGTACAGACTTAAGCTGGGTTTTCTCGATGGGTTACTGTTACTACTTCAGTAGTGTTGACAATGATGGTAGAAAGAGTTGGGACAAATCTCGTGATTTCTGCATGGCTAATGCTGGTGATCTGGTGTCAGTTCATTCTTCTCTGGAACAAAATTTTATTGCTACCCAG atgAGAGACAAGCAAATGATCACTGCATGGATTGGTTTACGTGAATATTCTACTGGAGGATCACATGT GTGGTCTGATAAGACAGCCTTAGATTATGTTAACTGGGATGACAACCAACCAGATGATGCTTATGGATCAGAAAAATGTGTAGAGTTGTTATCTACAG ATGGTAGATGGAATGATCTAAATTGTGGTGATGCTCATACTTTTGTTTGTAAGAAGACCACATCCAGCACTGCTCCCAAGACACCGGAACCAACCGTACTTCCACCAGGAAACTGTCCCACTGGCTACATGgaatacaacaacaaatgttATTCCTTCAATGGTCAGGCATATGAGGATAGAGTAGACTGGCAAACAGCTAGATCTATCTGTAACACCCAGGGTGGAGACCTTGTCAGTATCCATAGTCAGAACATTCAGT CTTTCCTGACTAGTAATCTAAGAGATGTTTCTAACCCCATGTGGATTGGTCTAAATGAtgaaatgactactggtcaatACCGCTGGCAAGATGGTTCAGAAGTGGACTACACAAACTGGGCACCTAATGAACCCACTGGAGGTTTTAGA AACGAAGGATGTGTTGAAATGCACTTATTTGGTGTTGGTGGAGAATGGAATGATCTTGACTGTGGTAATAGCGTTGGTTATGTTTGTCAAACATTGAAAA GTACTTCTAATCCTGCACCAGTACAACCATCAACACCATGCAGAGCAGGATATACATACAACTGGAATGGCTGCTACAAATTGCTATCTGGATCATATGCCTGGAATAGTGCTAAAGAGATGTGCAACAAGGATGAAGCAGATCTTGTCAGCATTGAGGATATGTATGAACAGGCATTTATTGAAACTTACATGTTTAGTCTAGGTGGGCCTATATGGATTGGTCTCAATGATTTAGAA CAAACAGGTTCTTACAGTTGGTCAGATGGTTCTCCTGTATTCTACACCAAATGGGGATTCAATGAACCAAGTTATGCAACTGGAGAAGGATGTGTACGGATGAACGTAAATGGTGGTTGGGATGATACTAAATGTTCAGAGACTGGTGGTGCTGTCTGCAAATATTACATTG GAGCTAAACCAACAACACCAGCACCAGTAACAGGTTATTGTAACCAAGGTAACAGCACTTCCTGGACAGAATACCACAACTATTGTTACAACATTGATGGCATCGCAGACACTAAGAATTGGGCTGAAGCTGCTTTTGAATGTGATAAGATTGGTGGCTATATTGTGACGATCAATGACCAGGACGAGAATAATTATATCGAAAAGTTGATCAGTGATAATAGTATGAACGTATGGTTAGGACTCACTCGATCTGATTTAg GTGGATTTGGATGGGTTGATGATACACCACTTGATTATACCAACTGGGGGCCAGGTGAACCTAATAACTACAATGATATGGAAGATTGCGGTGAAATGTACTATGCTGGCAATGTATGGAATGATGTTGACTGTTACGGCGCCGCTGGTTACATCTGTAAGAAACAAAAAC ATAATGGACAACCAAATCAACCTTCAGATCCAGAGCAGCAGTCATCAG GTCTGAGTGGCGGTGCCATTTTTGGAATTATACTTGGAGTTGTTCTTGCTGTAGTGGCTGTACTTGCGGTTGTGTATATGTTATTCATTCGTAATAGTGATTTCTCTCTTCCTAAAATGCCAACAACTTCATCGTCATCAGGGCCTCCACAGTCTGTAGGATTTGACAACAGTCTGTATTCTACCTCAACATCGGTCAATGTCGATGACAAAGTCAAACTTGAATTCAATGACAACATAGCAGATGCCTAA